A window of Cohnella herbarum contains these coding sequences:
- a CDS encoding accessory gene regulator ArgB-like protein, whose product MIEPLSLKLATKLKEANPEHPASLEVLKFSIAAVINVIGTIILALSLSFVLNHIAGTALALISFAALRAISGGYHLNSSMACMLITSITANLIPYINLSTTLNIGLTIFCLLLALLYAPSNIENQSRIPRRYYPLLKVVSAILIASNFFIQSDIIAISFLLQVLSLIRIGGEKT is encoded by the coding sequence ATGATTGAGCCGCTCTCTCTCAAACTTGCAACTAAACTAAAAGAAGCAAACCCAGAGCACCCCGCAAGTTTAGAGGTACTAAAATTTTCAATCGCAGCGGTCATTAATGTGATCGGCACGATTATTCTCGCCTTGTCTCTTTCCTTCGTATTGAATCATATTGCAGGTACAGCTTTGGCTTTGATCTCCTTCGCCGCATTAAGGGCGATTTCTGGAGGTTACCACCTCAATTCTAGCATGGCCTGCATGTTAATCACTTCCATAACCGCCAATCTCATTCCATATATTAATTTATCTACAACTCTCAACATCGGATTAACAATTTTCTGCCTTCTACTGGCTTTACTATATGCTCCGAGTAACATTGAAAATCAATCAAGGATTCCCAGACGATACTACCCTTTATTGAAGGTTGTCTCTGCCATCCTGATTGCTTCCAACTTTTTCATCCAGTCAGACATAATAGCTATATCATTTTTACTTCAAGTCCTATCTTTGATCAGAATAGGAGGTGAAAAAACTTGA
- a CDS encoding response regulator transcription factor, producing MNTRILLVEDDDSLHRGIQFTLQQEGFQVVGAQHLQAAREALQDNEIHLILLDVQLPDGNGFDFCAEIREHRDTPIIFLTASDQEFDIVRGLDLGGDDYITKPFRLREFLSRVHAVLRRRNPISRTEDKTNLISGELGLNIEEMRLEKSGREIPLSITEFRLLSLFMNHPRSVLSKDQIILQVWPDGAEVLDDNTVAVNVRRLREKIEEDPQNPQYILTVRGAGYRWNG from the coding sequence TTGAATACGCGAATTCTATTGGTCGAAGATGACGATTCCCTACACAGGGGAATTCAGTTTACGCTCCAACAGGAAGGCTTCCAAGTCGTTGGCGCTCAACATCTGCAAGCAGCGAGAGAAGCGCTCCAAGACAACGAAATCCACCTTATTCTGCTGGATGTGCAGCTTCCCGACGGGAACGGATTCGACTTCTGCGCGGAAATTCGGGAGCATCGCGACACCCCGATTATTTTCTTGACGGCGAGCGACCAAGAATTCGACATTGTCCGCGGGCTCGACCTCGGCGGCGACGATTACATTACGAAACCTTTTCGACTGAGGGAGTTCCTCTCCAGGGTTCATGCCGTGCTCCGACGCCGCAATCCCATTAGCCGGACAGAGGACAAAACGAATCTCATATCGGGAGAACTTGGCTTAAATATCGAGGAAATGCGCTTAGAGAAGAGCGGTCGCGAAATCCCTTTAAGCATCACTGAATTTAGATTGCTCTCCCTGTTCATGAATCATCCCCGCTCCGTCTTGTCCAAAGACCAAATCATACTGCAAGTATGGCCAGACGGGGCAGAGGTGCTGGATGACAATACGGTTGCCGTCAATGTCCGTAGGCTAAGGGAGAAGATCGAGGAGGATCCGCAAAATCCGCAATATATTCTTACCGTAAGAGGAGCCGGATATCGATGGAACGGTTAG
- a CDS encoding aspartyl-phosphate phosphatase Spo0E family protein, protein MTHLETTQLIRRLQLLQRRLCEMANDLGNLTDPEIVAVSEEADRLIIQLQRLRKEEAEYRKTVHRSNVTVLAGSQPTEEVSEQGRTFLVKHS, encoded by the coding sequence ATGACTCACTTGGAGACTACCCAATTAATAAGGCGCCTCCAGTTGCTTCAACGTCGTCTGTGTGAAATGGCTAACGACTTAGGCAATCTGACCGATCCCGAAATCGTAGCGGTCAGTGAGGAAGCGGATCGTCTCATCATTCAGTTGCAACGTCTGCGCAAGGAGGAAGCGGAGTACCGAAAGACGGTTCATCGAAGCAACGTAACCGTCTTAGCGGGCTCGCAGCCTACGGAAGAAGTCAGTGAGCAGGGAAGAACATTCCTTGTGAAGCACTCCTGA
- a CDS encoding cyclic lactone autoinducer peptide: MRKKSLHLVTTLLAALASVFVLTACFIWAHQPKVPQELLKRS, from the coding sequence TTGAGAAAAAAATCACTTCATTTAGTAACGACATTGTTAGCTGCACTTGCATCCGTTTTTGTATTGACCGCTTGTTTTATTTGGGCCCACCAACCAAAAGTCCCTCAAGAACTGTTAAAGCGGAGCTGA
- a CDS encoding sensor histidine kinase: protein MERLEGNRLGLARLWRNPSVRHLSVILAVFFLFAVIFIALYSHYSTVKLKQDWLDREAAMLGNLSEVSPELAEIWIRQLAGVESPSPESVAAGRKLLENSGLKAAALETSWLPIVGHYQSRTFWVLFGATVASIIYLAVLLFREYHRQFGEIRSLAISLEDTVKHNRPMVYRIYDEGDIGLLANGAQELTIRLRETIEQLHRDKSFLKDTIADISHQLKTPLTSLMIYIDLLQEGQVDAVHSAEFLRTCKQELDRMEWLTLSLLKLARLEADALELNLRNDRLAETVNRAVQSIAGYAENKGVSITVEKSDVGFVLPHDSHWLMEAIANLIKNAVEHSPSGSTVAIGWEITPAFVRMHVKDQGRGIEPRHLPHIFRKFYRSSSEGSGVGLGLPLAKSIVEKHGGLLSAAPNPAGGTIFYLSLPLHPLPDKPLKLTEL, encoded by the coding sequence ATGGAACGGTTAGAGGGGAACAGATTAGGACTAGCGCGGTTGTGGCGAAATCCATCCGTGCGTCATCTGTCCGTCATCCTAGCCGTTTTCTTTCTATTCGCCGTTATATTCATCGCGCTCTACAGTCACTATTCCACAGTTAAGCTCAAGCAAGATTGGCTGGATAGAGAAGCTGCGATGCTTGGAAACCTATCCGAAGTAAGTCCGGAGCTGGCCGAGATTTGGATCCGTCAGTTAGCCGGGGTCGAATCCCCTTCCCCGGAATCCGTAGCCGCAGGCCGGAAGCTCTTGGAGAATAGCGGATTGAAGGCCGCAGCGTTAGAGACCTCTTGGCTTCCGATCGTCGGTCATTACCAGTCGAGGACGTTCTGGGTTCTCTTCGGCGCGACCGTTGCGTCCATAATCTACCTTGCCGTGCTGTTGTTCCGGGAATATCACAGGCAATTCGGCGAGATCAGGAGTTTAGCCATCTCGTTAGAAGATACCGTTAAGCATAACCGCCCCATGGTTTACCGGATCTACGACGAGGGGGACATCGGACTGCTTGCCAATGGAGCGCAAGAGCTCACGATCCGGCTTCGCGAAACGATCGAACAGCTTCATCGCGACAAATCGTTCCTGAAGGATACGATTGCGGATATTTCCCACCAGTTGAAAACGCCGCTAACTTCCTTAATGATCTACATCGATTTATTGCAGGAAGGTCAGGTCGATGCCGTTCATTCCGCCGAGTTCTTAAGAACGTGCAAACAGGAATTGGATCGTATGGAATGGCTCACTCTTTCCTTGCTTAAGCTCGCCCGCTTAGAAGCAGATGCGCTCGAATTGAACCTAAGAAACGATCGCCTTGCGGAAACCGTAAACCGCGCGGTACAGTCGATTGCCGGATACGCGGAAAATAAGGGAGTGTCGATAACCGTGGAGAAGTCCGACGTCGGCTTCGTTCTTCCCCATGATTCCCATTGGCTAATGGAGGCTATAGCGAATCTGATCAAGAACGCCGTGGAGCACAGTCCTTCCGGCAGCACCGTCGCGATCGGTTGGGAGATCACTCCGGCGTTCGTGCGAATGCACGTGAAGGATCAAGGGCGCGGCATAGAGCCGCGGCACTTACCGCATATTTTCCGGAAATTTTACCGAAGCTCTTCGGAAGGCAGCGGAGTCGGACTCGGATTGCCGCTGGCGAAATCGATCGTCGAGAAACACGGAGGTCTGTTATCCGCTGCCCCGAATCCCGCCGGAGGTACGATCTTCTACTTGTCGTTGCCCCTTCATCCATTGCCGGATAAACCCTTGAAGCTTACGGAACTGTAA
- a CDS encoding ABC transporter permease, whose translation MRSYGAMAGRYLKQQRRKSILTIVGIILSVALISALGTMGQALKDNLIKDTEYNDGSFYFGYNSPTPELYETLNKHVLVDRLGVYRAGHKTTLQGIYSVNVGSINATGFELLPIHLHEGRLPLSEDELLVEQWLLERLPGAPKLNGSTQLNGPDGKPRSYRIVGVLNNEKQSQIDGQSKAYTFADVKGITVDSDTMLVLTLKPGVDINGQVDAFTKLNPSLFTNGQLLALLGESADKGLNRALQIIFGTLIALVVLSTVAVIYNAFHIAVLERIRQFGLLRTLGATPGQIRNLVFREATVLSAIGVPLGLLVGWCGLWFVLWLMDQGGLKVMMMENFELTFHWWIMGGSFVVGFVAVYLAAWLPARKASSVSPVEAAKGAGSIVRESYRRMRIPSLLNLLGIEGQMASNNIRRNRTKFRITTFSIVISITLFIVFHYFTQQSLNMTTTTNEDDRMAFQLNRISTAPTGDLFSDDMIREIGLLPGVDDVYGKYSSLAARTLVSAEDFNSDVSKKTPIAPEQTKWNGASMNSISTRVFLYDEQRLEEAAKYVQAGTADLEGQPAGSDGVLLVQTIKPYDNDNKRVLMPLTHYKVGDKLTLWLNNENGSQEKLVREVTVAGILTQVPFDSAYQGSSLTVIASESGFANLLKAAPAIYPPSEYDTSRIGLEVALKDGADVEPVRSKLQEIVRDKPGINLVDYAESQKDTRNFNLQMQIFVYGFLIIVGVIGSLNIINTVQTNLLLRRKEIGLLQAVGMTMGQIRRMASAEGMWFGVIGSFWGILLGVGFSYILYKQLNTVQGFPFEFPWGASLIACGAALIVGLLSVQSPLRRMEKANLLEELREEA comes from the coding sequence ATGAGAAGCTATGGCGCCATGGCCGGGCGCTATCTGAAGCAGCAACGAAGAAAATCGATTCTGACGATCGTAGGCATCATTTTATCGGTGGCGCTGATTAGCGCTCTCGGGACGATGGGACAGGCTCTAAAGGACAACTTGATCAAAGATACCGAATATAACGATGGCTCTTTCTACTTCGGCTATAACAGTCCGACTCCCGAATTGTACGAGACACTCAACAAGCACGTGCTTGTTGACCGACTAGGCGTCTACAGGGCCGGTCACAAAACCACCCTTCAGGGCATCTATTCCGTTAACGTCGGAAGCATCAACGCAACCGGCTTTGAATTACTGCCGATTCACCTCCATGAAGGTCGGTTGCCCTTATCGGAAGACGAGCTACTCGTCGAACAGTGGCTCCTAGAGCGACTACCCGGCGCGCCTAAGCTGAACGGCTCGACCCAATTAAACGGACCGGACGGGAAACCTCGTTCCTACCGAATCGTGGGCGTTCTGAACAATGAGAAGCAGAGTCAGATCGACGGGCAATCGAAGGCTTACACTTTCGCTGACGTCAAGGGAATAACCGTCGATTCCGACACGATGCTCGTTCTCACTTTGAAGCCGGGCGTAGATATTAACGGACAGGTCGATGCTTTTACCAAACTTAATCCGAGCCTATTTACTAACGGTCAGCTATTGGCGCTGCTGGGAGAATCCGCGGACAAAGGCCTTAATCGGGCTCTACAAATTATTTTCGGAACTTTGATCGCACTCGTCGTACTCTCCACCGTAGCCGTCATTTATAACGCTTTTCACATCGCCGTATTGGAGAGAATCCGGCAGTTCGGTCTGTTGCGCACTTTAGGTGCGACGCCCGGACAAATTCGTAATCTGGTGTTTCGCGAAGCGACGGTTCTGTCGGCCATTGGCGTCCCCTTAGGCTTGCTGGTGGGATGGTGCGGATTATGGTTCGTTCTGTGGCTCATGGACCAAGGCGGACTTAAGGTTATGATGATGGAAAATTTCGAATTAACGTTCCATTGGTGGATCATGGGAGGAAGCTTCGTCGTCGGATTCGTCGCCGTCTATTTGGCCGCCTGGCTGCCGGCACGCAAAGCATCGAGCGTATCTCCGGTCGAAGCGGCCAAAGGCGCCGGAAGCATCGTTCGGGAATCCTACCGACGGATGCGAATTCCGTCCCTTCTGAACCTGCTGGGGATCGAAGGGCAGATGGCCTCCAATAATATTAGGCGCAATCGGACCAAATTCCGAATTACGACCTTCTCTATCGTCATTAGTATCACGCTGTTTATCGTATTCCATTATTTTACCCAGCAATCGCTTAACATGACGACCACCACGAACGAGGATGACCGTATGGCGTTCCAGCTTAACCGAATCTCTACGGCTCCCACGGGCGATCTATTCTCTGACGATATGATAAGGGAGATCGGCCTATTGCCGGGAGTAGATGACGTCTATGGAAAGTATTCGAGTCTCGCCGCTAGAACCTTGGTATCGGCCGAGGATTTCAACTCGGACGTTAGCAAGAAAACGCCTATAGCACCTGAACAAACAAAATGGAACGGGGCATCAATGAACTCCATTTCGACTCGCGTATTCCTTTACGATGAGCAAAGGCTAGAAGAAGCGGCAAAATACGTGCAAGCGGGAACGGCAGACCTCGAAGGTCAACCAGCCGGAAGCGACGGCGTTCTGCTGGTTCAAACCATTAAACCCTATGACAACGACAATAAGAGGGTTTTGATGCCGCTAACCCACTACAAGGTCGGAGATAAGCTGACTCTTTGGCTGAATAATGAAAATGGATCGCAGGAAAAGCTGGTACGGGAAGTAACGGTGGCGGGGATCCTGACTCAAGTTCCATTCGATTCCGCTTACCAGGGAAGCTCGTTAACGGTCATTGCTTCAGAATCCGGTTTCGCTAATTTGCTTAAAGCCGCACCGGCGATATATCCTCCATCCGAATACGATACGTCGAGAATCGGACTGGAAGTGGCTCTAAAGGACGGCGCCGATGTGGAACCCGTCCGGTCGAAGCTTCAAGAGATCGTGCGAGACAAACCCGGAATCAACTTGGTAGACTATGCCGAGTCTCAGAAGGATACGCGTAACTTCAACTTGCAGATGCAAATCTTCGTCTACGGCTTCTTGATCATAGTGGGGGTAATCGGAAGCTTGAATATTATTAACACTGTCCAGACGAACTTGCTGCTCAGACGCAAGGAGATCGGGCTGCTGCAAGCCGTAGGCATGACCATGGGGCAGATTCGACGAATGGCGTCCGCCGAAGGCATGTGGTTCGGAGTCATCGGAAGTTTTTGGGGAATCTTGTTGGGGGTAGGCTTCAGTTATATTCTCTACAAGCAGTTGAACACCGTTCAAGGCTTCCCCTTCGAATTCCCTTGGGGAGCTTCCTTAATCGCTTGCGGTGCCGCGCTGATCGTAGGATTACTCTCCGTTCAAAGTCCGCTAAGACGTATGGAGAAAGCGAACCTTCTCGAGGAATTACGGGAAGAAGCGTGA
- a CDS encoding LytTR family transcriptional regulator DNA-binding domain-containing protein — protein sequence MTWNGTINVTYDDEHNRQLISVNIDEFCYFELVKKKIVGHTLTSTYLLPWNGMKVLIALLRTSCNHFERMDKAYIVNLHKIKRIDWEWGILYFHEQPKDMTKRCYIAETYISELRQRLKQMNVQL from the coding sequence ATGACTTGGAACGGCACGATCAACGTTACATATGATGATGAACATAACAGGCAACTGATTTCGGTAAACATCGATGAATTTTGCTATTTCGAGCTTGTGAAGAAAAAAATAGTGGGGCATACGCTCACCTCTACATACCTTCTTCCATGGAATGGAATGAAAGTACTGATTGCTTTGCTGCGCACTTCTTGTAATCACTTCGAGAGAATGGACAAAGCTTATATCGTTAATTTGCATAAAATTAAAAGAATAGATTGGGAGTGGGGAATCTTATACTTCCACGAACAGCCGAAAGACATGACGAAGCGCTGCTATATCGCAGAAACCTACATTTCGGAGTTGAGGCAACGACTTAAACAAATGAATGTTCAATTATAA
- a CDS encoding NAD(P)H-binding protein: MASPSKTAIVAGSTGLIGSHILSQLLADARYGKVIALSRKALPISHPKLQIVAVTLDSLSDVAPTLIADDWFCALGTTIRQAGSQEAFRKVDYDYPLALGKQAAASGAEQFLLVSAIGASSASSIFYSRVKGEVERDLCQLGLPKLHVFRPSLLLGERTEHRRVEKLWGVLMKGLNPLLLGRFRKYRAIQAADVATAMIRAANRPGKPGVHLYEGKQMFE, encoded by the coding sequence ATGGCGTCCCCATCCAAAACCGCGATCGTAGCGGGTTCGACAGGACTTATAGGTTCTCATATCCTTAGCCAGTTGCTTGCGGATGCGAGATACGGGAAGGTAATTGCCCTTTCCAGGAAAGCTCTTCCGATTAGCCATCCCAAGCTGCAGATCGTAGCGGTTACCCTTGATTCGTTATCGGATGTTGCTCCGACCTTAATAGCGGATGACTGGTTCTGCGCGCTTGGTACGACCATTAGGCAAGCGGGGTCGCAAGAAGCTTTCCGTAAGGTGGATTACGATTATCCGTTGGCGCTTGGGAAGCAGGCTGCGGCTTCGGGTGCCGAGCAGTTCTTGCTTGTATCGGCTATCGGCGCTTCCTCGGCTTCTTCGATCTTCTATAGCCGGGTTAAAGGAGAGGTCGAACGAGACCTATGCCAGCTAGGACTTCCCAAGCTGCATGTCTTCCGTCCGTCGTTGCTTCTGGGAGAAAGAACGGAGCATCGGAGAGTCGAGAAATTATGGGGCGTGTTGATGAAAGGGTTGAATCCCCTGCTACTCGGTCGTTTTCGGAAGTATAGGGCCATACAAGCGGCTGACGTTGCGACTGCGATGATTCGGGCGGCCAATCGTCCTGGAAAACCTGGAGTACACCTCTACGAAGGAAAACAAATGTTCGAATAA
- a CDS encoding ABC transporter ATP-binding protein — MNVIEVDGLSKSYGKGTTQVNALHEVSFSIQQGEFVAVVGASGSGKSTLLHMLGGLDKPSGGYVHIDGDNLYGLKEKERAVFRRRKIGFIFQSYNLIPVLNVEENIQLPLLLDHRQPDKAYINDLIQTLGLHDRRKHLPSELSGGQQQRVAIGRALAYRPAIVLADEPTGNLDSANGREVLELLKLAVNQYHQTVVVITHDMNVAAEADRVLSLQDGRLVSDTSSQRRGV; from the coding sequence ATGAACGTCATTGAAGTCGACGGATTAAGCAAATCTTACGGTAAAGGAACGACACAGGTAAACGCGCTCCACGAAGTCTCTTTCTCCATTCAACAGGGAGAATTCGTCGCGGTCGTCGGGGCAAGCGGCTCCGGCAAAAGCACCCTGCTTCATATGTTGGGCGGACTCGATAAACCAAGCGGAGGTTATGTCCATATCGACGGAGATAATCTGTACGGACTGAAGGAGAAGGAGCGCGCCGTATTCCGCCGCAGGAAAATCGGGTTTATTTTTCAATCGTATAATCTCATTCCCGTCCTCAACGTCGAAGAAAATATTCAATTGCCGCTCCTGCTCGACCACCGGCAGCCGGACAAAGCTTATATTAACGATCTCATCCAGACGCTTGGTCTGCACGATCGACGGAAACATCTGCCTTCCGAGCTGTCCGGCGGTCAGCAGCAGAGAGTGGCAATCGGACGCGCGCTTGCTTACCGCCCTGCCATCGTGCTTGCCGATGAACCTACGGGTAACTTGGACAGCGCGAACGGCAGGGAAGTTCTGGAGCTACTGAAACTCGCGGTGAATCAGTATCATCAGACGGTCGTCGTCATTACGCACGACATGAACGTAGCGGCGGAAGCGGATCGCGTCCTCAGTTTGCAAGACGGTCGGCTCGTCAGCGATACGAGCAGCCAACGGAGGGGCGTATGA
- a CDS encoding LytTR family DNA-binding domain-containing protein — MNWDGTFSLTEKADGSAGFISINADEILYFCVDQSQSQIKAHTLEQEYYAGWDTLDRLMQALQTTAPQFYRTDRIFLVNLTKVRKIDTEWCKAYFIDAPDYKSKYCYIARLKLGEVKRRISQLSS; from the coding sequence ATGAACTGGGACGGTACGTTTAGTTTGACTGAGAAGGCGGACGGGAGTGCAGGATTTATTTCCATTAACGCGGACGAAATCCTGTACTTCTGCGTCGATCAGAGCCAAAGCCAGATCAAGGCCCATACGTTAGAGCAAGAGTATTACGCCGGATGGGATACCTTAGATCGTCTGATGCAGGCGCTGCAAACTACGGCTCCGCAATTTTACAGAACGGATCGTATTTTCCTCGTTAACTTGACCAAAGTCAGGAAGATCGATACAGAATGGTGCAAAGCCTACTTCATCGATGCACCTGATTACAAATCAAAGTATTGTTACATCGCTAGGCTCAAGCTCGGCGAAGTGAAACGCCGGATCAGCCAGCTATCCAGCTAG
- a CDS encoding LacI family DNA-binding transcriptional regulator, with translation MATNIRDVAKAAGVSVATVSKVLNGYTTVNENTKERVLQFVKEMQFRPNSAARSLVGRRSMTIGIFLTTGLAHPFFTQILAGMEQALKSKGYDLIYLAQLSWNREYSFVRHCQSRNVEGVVVFGFQHEDMNFDELVESDIPTLFIDLDVHEGRAGYISSDNQAGTQQAVSYLAGLNHRRISFLSGNKDSYVSRHRQKGYRAGLTAAGLPYREEYVAEGDFTRETGYVAMGKLLALTERPTAVVCCSDMSAVGAMEAIHDAGLSVPEDISVIGFDDIEIARYVSPALTTVRQDMITIGRRSIELLDDLILDKKLPPPEAIVPTELIVRGSCGPANG, from the coding sequence ATGGCGACTAACATACGAGACGTGGCCAAGGCGGCCGGCGTATCGGTGGCGACGGTATCCAAAGTATTGAACGGATACACGACCGTCAACGAGAATACCAAAGAAAGAGTGCTGCAATTCGTGAAGGAAATGCAATTTCGTCCGAATTCCGCGGCACGTTCGTTGGTAGGGCGACGCTCGATGACGATCGGGATTTTCCTGACGACGGGGCTGGCTCACCCGTTCTTCACGCAGATCCTTGCCGGAATGGAGCAAGCGTTGAAATCCAAGGGTTATGATCTTATCTACTTAGCTCAGCTATCATGGAATAGGGAATATAGTTTCGTTCGTCACTGCCAGAGCCGTAATGTCGAAGGAGTCGTCGTATTCGGCTTCCAGCACGAGGATATGAATTTCGATGAACTTGTCGAGTCGGACATTCCCACGTTGTTCATCGATCTGGATGTTCATGAAGGGCGCGCCGGGTATATCAGCTCGGATAATCAAGCGGGCACGCAACAAGCGGTAAGCTATTTGGCCGGGTTAAACCACCGCCGGATATCGTTCTTATCCGGGAATAAGGATTCTTACGTGAGCCGTCACCGGCAGAAAGGTTACCGCGCCGGACTAACGGCTGCCGGTCTTCCCTACCGCGAGGAATACGTAGCGGAAGGCGATTTCACGCGAGAGACGGGATATGTCGCGATGGGTAAGCTCCTTGCGTTAACCGAGCGGCCGACGGCGGTCGTCTGTTGCTCGGATATGAGCGCGGTCGGCGCGATGGAAGCCATTCATGACGCAGGGTTGTCCGTCCCGGAGGATATCTCGGTCATCGGTTTCGATGATATTGAAATCGCGAGATATGTCAGTCCTGCCCTGACGACGGTACGTCAGGATATGATTACGATCGGCAGACGATCGATCGAGCTTCTGGACGACCTCATTCTGGACAAGAAGCTCCCGCCTCCGGAAGCGATCGTGCCGACGGAGCTTATCGTTCGCGGATCGTGCGGCCCGGCTAACGGATAA
- the tadA gene encoding tRNA adenosine(34) deaminase TadA: MMSIEEDERWMQEAIYQARIAESLGEVPIGAVIVRDGTIVGAGYNLREKDRDPTAHAELIAIKHASEALQAWRLLGCTLYVTLEPCPMCAGAILQSRVERVVYGASDPKAGCVGTLMDLLQDSRFNHVAPWTSGVLHKECSSLLTDFFRRLRAR; the protein is encoded by the coding sequence ATGATGTCAATTGAAGAAGACGAAAGGTGGATGCAAGAGGCCATTTACCAAGCCCGCATCGCCGAATCGTTAGGAGAGGTTCCAATCGGCGCCGTCATCGTTCGCGACGGTACGATCGTTGGGGCCGGCTATAATTTACGAGAGAAAGATCGCGATCCTACGGCTCACGCCGAACTGATCGCGATCAAGCACGCTAGCGAAGCTCTGCAAGCGTGGAGATTGTTAGGCTGTACCTTATACGTAACGCTAGAACCCTGCCCGATGTGCGCGGGTGCTATTTTGCAGTCACGCGTCGAGCGCGTAGTTTACGGTGCATCCGATCCCAAAGCAGGCTGTGTCGGCACATTAATGGATTTACTTCAAGACTCAAGATTCAACCACGTAGCTCCTTGGACGTCAGGAGTGCTTCACAAGGAATGTTCTTCCCTGCTCACTGACTTCTTCCGTAGGCTGCGAGCCCGCTAA
- a CDS encoding flagellar motor protein MotB: MSRKRHEPHEEHADESWLLPYSDLMTLLLALFIVLYAASAANTSKFEEMSRAFKTAFSSGLGILDNGAITQDDQHKRDTNQDLPRANDGRKDKSREELKQQEQQNLEQLQKDFNKYIQKNGLSSQLETQLNQSQLLITIRDNALFPSGSANVKAESQKLASAIGQMLQQYPDYEILVTGHTDNQPINTNEFPSNWELSSKRAINFMKILLENSAFDPKRFSAIGYGEFRPLESNDTDKGRATNRRVEVSILRNYLEPADSSNDITLSAIANEGKK, from the coding sequence GTGAGCAGAAAACGGCATGAGCCGCATGAGGAACATGCGGACGAATCATGGCTTCTTCCTTATTCCGATCTCATGACGTTGCTGTTGGCCCTGTTTATCGTATTATATGCGGCAAGCGCGGCCAACACGTCCAAATTCGAGGAAATGAGTCGCGCCTTCAAGACGGCTTTCAGCTCCGGGCTTGGCATTCTGGATAACGGCGCGATTACTCAAGACGATCAACACAAGCGCGATACCAATCAAGACCTTCCTCGCGCCAACGATGGAAGAAAAGACAAGTCCAGAGAAGAACTTAAACAACAAGAGCAACAAAATCTTGAGCAGCTTCAGAAGGACTTCAATAAATATATTCAGAAGAACGGACTTTCCTCTCAGCTCGAGACGCAGTTGAACCAATCCCAGCTCCTCATTACGATCCGGGATAATGCGTTGTTCCCTTCGGGAAGCGCGAATGTGAAAGCCGAATCCCAGAAGCTTGCTTCGGCCATCGGACAGATGCTGCAGCAATATCCGGACTACGAAATCTTGGTTACCGGACATACGGACAACCAACCGATTAACACCAACGAGTTTCCTTCCAACTGGGAGCTCAGCTCCAAACGGGCAATCAATTTCATGAAAATCCTGCTCGAGAATTCCGCATTCGATCCGAAGCGCTTCAGCGCGATCGGATACGGCGAATTCCGTCCTCTCGAGAGCAACGATACGGATAAGGGCCGCGCAACGAATCGTCGGGTAGAAGTATCGATCCTGCGTAATTATTTAGAGCCGGCGGATAGCAGCAATGATATTACTCTTTCCGCGATTGCCAATGAGGGTAAAAAATAG